The Aeoliella mucimassa genome includes the window GAGCGGCGGTTGGGCTTCGCCGCCGCACGCGACCAGGGCCTCGGCGGTGCGATGCTTGTCGATCGTGGTGTCGGCGGTCGGGGTCGAGCCGAACAGCGGCACGATTGCGGTGCGGTAACCGTCGCCTGCAGCGTAGCGGGCGGTGGCCTCAAGCGGCATTTGCTGCGAAGCGCCGACCACTGTAAGCATGGCAGCGCGTCCGCCGCCGCGTTGGCGTCGCCAGGTGCGACCGCCATCGTCGGTGGCCACAATCGTGCCGGCAGCGCCAACGGCCCAGCCGCGCTGAGTGTCGACGAACGCTAGTTGTTCAATCGGTAGGCTCAACCCGGTCGCTTGGGGAGTCCAGCTGGCTCCAGCATCGGCCGAGTAGGCAATCACGCTGCCTGGCATGCCTGCGATCCACACGTGCGAACCGACCGCCGCGACCGCGTTCCATTGCCAGCCACGTTCCATCGCTACCGAAAGCGACAGCGGAGGACTCGTGGGAGGTTGCCAAGTGGTGCCGGAGTCGGTGCTGTGCAGCACTTGGCCATCGCTGCCGACGAGCCAGGCTTCGGTGGTCGACACCGCGCAGAGCGCGCGAGGTTCGCGAAGGTCGGTCGACCCGAGCGGAGGAGCATGGATCTCGCGATCGAACACGACGCCGCGAGCGCCGTGCGCACCGGCCAGGTAGCCGGTGTCGGCATCCACGAAGTCAGCAGCCAGCCAAGTGCTCTGCGATCGGCTCGCCAGGGCCTGCCAGCTTTTGCCACCGTCGCGGGTGGCGAACATGCCAGCGGGGTAGAAGCTACTGCCGTAGCCGGTCGCAACGCCATGAGCGGCGTCGAAGAACTTGACGAATGTCAGACGGGGTAGGGTAGGGGTGTCGACCGTTTGCCAGTGAGCACCACCATCCATGGTGCGAAGCACCACGCCGGTGGTGCGATGCGTGAGCGGAGCGGCCGAGCCACCGACGATCCAGCCTCGCTGGTCGTCGGCAAAGCTGACCGACAGCAAAGGGCAAGTAACGCCGGACCGTTGGGCGGTCCAGTGCGCGCCGCCATCGTCGGTGGACAAGATCACCCCGCGATCTCCCACGGCCCAACCATGCTGCGCATCGACAAACGTCACGTCGTGCAACGTTGCGTCGTCGGCCAGTACTTGGTCGAGGGTTTGCGCGTTGTTAGCTCTTCGCGATCGGCCTGATTGCAGTTGGGCGGCCAGCGATTGTGCGTAGATCGGGCTGGCGAGCGTGAAGATCGCCAGCAACGAAACGAATATGCGGGTGGTCCAAGTCATCGATCAAGCATCCTTGCTGTCGCTTGGGAAGAGCGAATTTCGCGATAGTTGCTGGCTATTGTAACCGGTTTGCCGCCATTTCCCCTAGACGAAGTTCGCCTCGAAAGGCCTGTTTATGCCGATTGTGCTAGCAACTTCACTGGAATGTCGGCAAGCCGAATCCCAGGAGTAAGGTAGAGTTCCAAGGCAGGGTCTGCCCGTGCGACACGGCATGGCTCGCCAGACCCAAAAACACTACAAATTAGCCACTCGAAGTCCTTGTCCTCGGACACCACCGATTCGCCATGCCCGATCCATCCTCTCCCTTGGAATCCCTGATTGCAAAGGCTGGTACGCTCTACACGCTGCCAGCGGTTGCCATGGAAGTGCTGCAGCTGACCAATAGCGATCGCGTAGATACGCGGGCGCTGAAGGAGTGCATCGAGCGCGATCCGGCCTTGGCGGCCAAGCTGCTCAAAGTGGTGAACGGCGCGATGTTCGGGCTGAGTGGTAAAGTGGAGAACCTTACTCAGGCGATCGCCCTGTTGGGGATCAAGCCGCTCAAGTTGCTGGTGCTTGGTTTCAGTTTGCCGAAAGGCTTGCTGGCCGACCTCGACGCGGTGCAGCTGGCCCAGTACTGGCGCACCGCCCTCACGCGGGCGGTCGCCGCGCGGCAGTTAGCCGAGACCCAGTGGAAGTCGCCAGGCGACGATGCTTTTCTCGTCGCACTGCTGCACGACATCGGCAAGCTGGTGCTGCTGCAACAAGTCGGCTCGCCTTACGCGAACTTTCTCGCCCAAGTGCAAAGCGAGGGGGGCCGGCTCATTGAGTTCGAACAACGCTCGCTAGGCTTCGACCATCGGCAGCTTACGGTCGCGCTGCTGCGGCATTGGTCATTGCCAGAGATCTACGCGGCCAGCATCGAGACTGCACCGCTCAAGCAAAACACGGTCGGCGACTACTCCAACGAACAATCGATTCCGCAGATCCTCGCGCTCGCGAATCTGATGGTCGAGCTGGTGAACGATCACCGCTTGAAGGTATTGCCCGACTTGCTCGAGCAAGGGGAGTGTTACTGTGGGCTCACCAGCGACGACCTCAGCCGACTGCTGGCTGAAGTCGAACCTCGCGTCGAGCAGTTGGCCAGCGTGCTACAGGTGGAAGTGTCGGAAACGGCCAAGTACACCGAGGTGTTGCTCGAAGCGCACGAACTCATGTCGCAAGTCGCCACCGACGCAGCAGGCATGCTGATGCTTACCGAGGATCAACTGTGTGCGCAGGTGCTGAGCGATTCGAGCGAGTTGCAACAAGCGATGCGCGACTTCACACGGGTGCCGCCGCCAGGCGACTCGGCCTTGCAGGGGCAAGGTCGCGCCGACGCACCCCAGGCTTCCGCCATGCGGGGACCTCGCAGCCGCACTACTTCGGTCGAGGCGGCCCTAGCGACCGCTCGGGCGCGGCTGGCGAAGGTGGTCGCGCAGCAGGCGATCGATTGTCGCGAGCAGCGCATCAGTTTGAGCCTGGTATGCATCGAAGCATCGATGGCCGACGACGGAAGCATGTCGACCGACGCCGCGGCCGCACTCAATTCGGCGCTGCAGCCGCTGATGGAAGAGTACCAGCTGAGCAACGACCAGTACTTGCGGCTATCAGAAGCATCGATTGCCATCGTCTTGCCGAACATCGAGCGTCGCGAGGCCGTAGAGCTAACACAGCGCTTAGTGCGACTGGTCGACTCGAATAGTGGCCACGCGGTGCCGCCGAACATCAAGGCCGGAGCCGCTTCGATTTCCGGGATTCCCAAGGGTTGGGAGTCGGTTCGGTTGGTCGAGGCCGCAGAAAATTGCCTGTCGGCGGCACGCCATGCGGGCGGCAGTTCCGTGAAAAGCATCGAAGTTTACTAAGCCGTGTCCGCCCCTTGGGTCGCAGGCCCGCAGACTGTTTGATAAGATCGGCACCATGCCCGACGACGCCCAGCCCCACGAAACACCGACCACCCCGCCTGCCGCTGCGGCCAGTGCTGCGCCGGAGGGGGCCGCGAGCCCTGCCCGGGGGGTAGAAGTCGAACTCACCGCGCCCGATCACCGGCCAGTCCAGGTCGAGGTCCAAGCCGAGTATCGTGAGCTTCGCAGTTCCGATCTCAACTCCGCGGACGATGAGGACAAACCGATTCGGCGCAACATCCGCTTGCCGATCTTGCTGTTCATTGCGACTTGCATGTCGACTTTCTGGGTTGGAGCGACCCATTACAAGCCGACCGATCGCATGGGCAGCACCACTGAGATGTGGCAAGTGATCCAGCACAACTGGCAGGATGGGCTCATCTATATGGGCGCGGTCTTGGCCATTTTGCTGACCCACGAGATGGGGCACTTCCTGCAAACGCTTCGCCATCGCATACCGGCCAGCTATCCGCTCTGCATCCCGGTGCCGTTCAACCCGATTGGGACCATGGGAGCTGTGATCAGCATGGATGGAATGAAGGCCGATCGCAAACAGATCTTCGATATTGGTCTCGCCGGACCACTGGCCGGCCTGGCCGTGGCCATCCCGATTCTGTGCATCGGCGTCGGACAACTCGACCTTTCGACCTCGCCGGGTGCGCCACGCGAGATTCAACTCAACAGCCCGTTGATCGTCACGTTGATGATCGACACCATCCACCCCGAGTGGTCGGACCGCGCCGATTGGATCAGCATCTCGCAGGTGAATCCCTGGTTCATGGCCGGTTGGGTCGGCATGCTGATCACTGGGTTGAATATGATGCCGATCAGCCAACTCGATGGGGGCCACACCCTGTACGGTTTGTTCGGTCCCCAAGCCCGCACATACGCGCAAGGGTTTGTGATCGCTGCGATCGTGTACGTGGTGCTGTTCCTCGAACAGGCCGCGCTGTGGACACCCATGCTGATTCTGGTGATCCTGATGGGGGTCCATCATCCCCCGACGGCCGACGACGACGTGGAACTCGACGACGTTCGCTGGATCGTCGGCGTTGCGTCGCTATCGATTCCGGTTCTTTGCTTCCCGCTCTTGGGGCTCAAGCAGTAACTCGAAAGCTAATCCTGCGTCGGCGACGCGTAAGGATTGTTGGGATCCGGCACCGAGTAGCTGGGGCCCCGCGTGGAACTGCTCGTTTGCGGACTGTAGGGATCCGCGGCTTCCAGTTCTTCCTGTGCTTGGCGTTTGTAGAACGTGTTGCCGAGCACGTAGACCAAGACAATCGTGCCGATCACGACGCCTAGATCCATCGCGACCATCACCATTTGATCGGGCATGTCGATCACGCCCGATAAGGCAAGCAGGCCGATCGCCAGACCGATACAGAAAGCAAACGGAAGCACGCAAACACAGAGAACTCCCAAGATGCGTGCCCGCGTTCCGACCACCTCGCGACCACCGCCGAGCGCGAACTTGCCACGAAACAGCACAACGATTCCATAGATGAAGACGGCAAGTTGAAGCATGGCAAGGTCTCGATAGAACGCGCTAGAAAAAGAGGGGAAGATCAGCCGCCTGCTGCTGGTTTCCGCTAGTTTAGTCTCGCGGTTCACCAGGCGTCAAGCTTTTGCATGCCTTCTCCAGGTTCGCCAGTTCCACCTGTTTTGCAATCTCAAGACGTGGCAAAACAATCCTTGCTCGCACGTCTCATTTAGTTGGTTTTCGTGCGACCCGGGGCTAGAATGCGGTCACCAAGCGTCCCGTCCGCTCGTATCTGCAAGGATCCCTCATGCGTCGATTGCTGGTCATTACTGTGGGGATAAGTTTGTTTGCGGGCAGTTGCGTAGCAAACGAGTATGCCACGCTCGAATTCTTCGAACGCGAAGTCCGCCCGATCTTGGCGAATCGTTGCTACGAGTGCCACGATGGTGAGAATGCCGAAGGGGCAGCCAACCTGCGCCTCGATTACGGTGGTGGTTGGACCGCCGGCGGCGACAGCGGCCCTGCCATTGATACGCACGATGCCGAGAAGAGCCTGCTGCTGCGGGCGGTGTCGTACGACGATCCCGATCTGCAGATGCCGCCGAAGAGCAAGTTGCCGCAGCGCGAGATCGATGTGCTGCGCAACTGGATCGCCGCGGGAGCGGTGGCTCCTGAAGAGACCCCCGAGGAATCCAAAGCGAGCCAAGGCATCGACATCGAAGCGCGTCGCCGGGAGCATTGGGCCTGGCAACCGGTCGAGCGCCCCCAGGTGCCAACGGTCAACGACCAGCAGTGGCCGGCCGATCCGCTCGACCAATTTGTGCTGGCAAAGCTCGAGCAGGCGAAGCTTGCCCCGGCTGAGCCTTGCGATCCGGCCACTTGGCTGCGTCGAGTAAAGTTCGATCTCACGGGTTTGCCACCCACGGTCGAAGAGGTTCGCGAGTTTGTCGCGGATCCCTCGCCGGCCGCGCGGGAGAAGGTTGTCGATCGATTACTGGCCAGTCCCGAGTTCGGTGAGTGCTGGGCGCAGCATTGGCTCGACCTGATGCGATTCGCCGAGACCAAAGGGCACGAGCAAGACTACGACATCCCCCACGCCTGGCGATATCGCGATTACGTGATTCGGGCGATGAATGCGAATGTGCCGTACAACCAGTTTGTCGTGGAGCACATTGCCGGCGATCTAGTCGACCCTCCGCGAGTCGATCCCGAGACTCGCACCAATCAATCCATTCAAGCCACGGGATGGTGGCACCTTGGCGAGGCAACGCACTCGCCGGTCGACATCCGCGGCGAAGAAGCCAATCGTATCGACAACCAGATCGACGTGTTCGGCAAAGCCTTGCTCGGCATGACCATCGCTTGTGCCCGCTGCCATGATCACAAGTTCGATGCGATCTCCACGGCCGACTATTACGCGCTGTGCGGGTTTGTTCAGAGCAGCAGTTACCAGGAAGCCAATATCGCTGATCCCGAACGTCAGCAACAACTGGCCCGCGAGTTCGAGTCGCTGCAACAACAGCATGCCGCGCAGGTGCTGCCAGCTTATGTTGCGTTGGTCGAGCAGCGTTTGACCAAGTTCGTCGGCCAGGCGAAGCAAGGCAATTGGACCGATGCACAGCGGGCGGAACTGCAACAAGCGATTCACCAACCAAGCCATCCCTGGCACCTGCTGGCGGTTGCGTCTGAAGCCGAAGGCCGTGGCATGACCGTCGAGCAGATGATTCGCCAGGCGGTGAGCGAGACACCGACCTCCGATGGGCCAACGTTCGACTCCACAACGCCGAACGCAATCGTCGATTTTAGCGCGGTGGCCGAACCGGTTGCCTACGCCGATTGGTTGACCTCGGGGCAGGCATTTGGTTCCGCTCCTCAACCGGCCGGCGCAGTGCTGATTGCCGACGTCAGCGACACCGAGTCGCCGAGGGTGCTGAGCCATGCGGCCGCGACCAACCTGGCGACCAGTCCCAAGCTGACCGGGTTGTATCGCACCCGCACGTTCGAAGTCACTGCCGACCGGCTATGGTATCGCGTGCGTGGTAAGGCCAACGTGTTCATGGAAGTCGATTCGCATCGCACGGTCGCTGGACCGCTGCACGGAGTGGTCCGCAAGTCGATCGACACCCAGGGGGCCTGGCAGTGGATCGAGCATCCCACGCAAGACTACGTGGGGCATCACGTGCATGTCGACTTCAAGCCAACCGGTGAGTTCTCGCTGGCCGAAGTCCGCCATGGCAACACTCGTCCCGCAGAGCCTAAAGCAGTGAATCCCGCGCTCGCTCAGGCGGTGCGCGACGCGAACCCTGCGACGTTTAGCGATGTGTTGGAGGTAGTCACTTCGACTATGTCGCTGGCGCTCGAAGACGCTTGCCATCATCGGGCCGACGAGGCCGTGTTGCCGCTTGCCGAATGGCTGGTGGATCACGACTCGCTTTTGCCTGAGGTCGCAGGAGAGTCGTTCGCAACGTATCGCACCGTGGTGGACAACTACACGGCCGCACGCACGGAGCTGGAGAAGCAGATTCCCCACCCGCAGTACGCGATTGCCCTATTGGATGGGAGCAGCGAAGACGAGTACGTGCACCTGCGCGGAAGCCATCAACGTTTGGCCCCCGAAGCCACGCATCGCCGGATGCTGACCGCGCTGGGGGGTGAGTTCCCTATTACCGAGGGAAGCGGCCGGCTGCAACTCGCCGAGCGAGTGGCGGCGGCCGATAACCCGCTGTTCACTCGCACCATCGTGAATCGCTTGTGGGCGCATTTGATGGGCGAGGGCATCGTCGCGACGGTCGACAACCTGGGAGTGCTGGGCCGACGCCCGACGCATCCCGATCTGCTCGACTACCTGGCGTGCGAGTTCGTCGACAGCAATTGGGACACCAAGGCCATGATCCGCCGCATGGTGCTCAGCAGCACCTACGCACAGCGTTCGCAGGGTTCGCCCGCGAACGACCCGCAGGTGGTGGAACTGGCCGACCCGGCCAACGAGTTGGTGCACATGGCCAGAGTGCGTCGGGTGCCTGCCGAAGCAATTCGCGACAGCCTGTTTGTGATTGCCGGCGAGCTCGACCCGAAAATGTACGGGCCGAGCGTCGAGGTGGAGATCACCGACTTCATGCGGAACAATCGCAGCCCGAGCGGCAGCGGCCCGATGGATGGCGATCGTCGGCGAAGCATCTACGTGAAGGTTCGCCGGAACGCGCTCAATCACTTCCTGGCCGCTTTCGACAAGCCGATGCCGTTTACGACGGTCGGCCATCGCAACTGCAGTAACTCGGCCGCTCAGCCGCTGATGCTGCTGAACGATCCGCTGGTGCATCACCTGGTCGACAAGTGGGCCGAGAAGCTCACCGCGCAGTTCGCCGACGACTCGGCCGCGATCGAACACGCCTACCTTTCGGCCTTCGCCCGCCCGGCTTCGGCCGAGGAGACCGCGCAGATCACCGCGTTTCTCGCCGAGCAAGCCAGCGCCAATGTGCCGCGCGCCGACGCTTGGCAAGATGTTTGCTTGGCATTGGTGAACAGCAAAGAGTTCATTTTCCTCAAGTAGCTTTCGATTCTTTCAGTAACAGCACAGTGCTGAGCAACGTCTGCTGCTCTCGCTTGCGATAGTCCTATCCCACCTTTCGCCTTAGCCCCTCCCGAGTGCCATGCATTGCCAACGCTTTGTGAATCCTCCACTGACGCGCCGCGAGATGCTTCGGCAATGTGCGTGTGGCTTCGGCGGTCTGGCGCTCGCCAGCCTGGCAGGGGGTGCGCCGCCGGCCCCACCCGGCTACCGTCCGCGGGCGAAGAGCGTGATCTTTCTCTACATGGATGGCGGCGTATCCCAGGTCGATAGCTTCGATCCCAAGCCAGCCCTCGAGCGGTGGAATGGCAAGCCGTTCAATGCGAAGATCGAGCCGACGCAGTTCGACAACGTGGGGACTACGCTCGCGTCGCCTTGGAAGTTCTCGCAGCACGGCGAGTCGGGCCAGTGGTGCAGCACCATGTTCCCGAACATCGCCCGCAACATCGATAAGCTCGCCATCGTGCGGAGCATGGTCAGCGAGTTCTCCGAGCACAACACGGCCAACTACTTCCTGCACACCGGCTTCGGGCAGGCGGGGCGGCCGAGCATGGGGGCCTGGCTCAGTTACGGGCTTGGCAGCGAAACGCAAAACCTGCCGACGTTTGTCGTGATCAACGGCGGGCTTGTCCCGAGCGGCGGGGCCGATAACTTTGCCGCTGGATTCCTGCCGGCGCTGCATCAGGCCACCATGTTCAAGCCGCAGAAGCTCCCGGTCGCGAACCTCAACGCACCCGCTTCGATGAACGACGAGCGGATGCACGGGGTCCGCAGCTTGCTGGCGAGTCTCGACTCCGGTGTCGCCGAGAGCTATGCCCACAACGATGCGATCGAGAGCGCGATTGCCAACTACGAGCTGGCCTATCGCATGCAAATGGCCGTACCCGAGGTGGCTTCGGTCGACGACGAACCGGAGTTCATCCGCGAGCAATACGGGCTGAACCACGATTTCGCTCCCACCCGCATCTTCGCCCGCGAATGCCTGCTCGCCCGCCGGATGGTGGAGCAGGGGGTGCGGTTCATCGAGCTGACCTGCCCGGCCATCTCGGGCTGCGATCGCTGGGACGCCCATGGCGGGTTGATCAAGAACCACTCCGAAAACGCCCTGGCGACCGACCAGCCAATCGCCGCGCTACTGGACGATCTCGACGCCCGCGGGCTGCTCGACGAAACCCTGGTGGTGTGGGCCGGTGAGTTCGGGCGCACGCCGTTTGCTCAGGGCTCGGACGGGCGCGATCACAATCCGTTTGGCTTCACCATCTGGATGGCCGGCGGCGGCGTCCGCGGCGGCACCACTTATGGCCAGACCGACGAGTTCGGCTACCGCGTGGTCGAAAACCGAGTGACCATCCACGACCTGCACGCGACCATGCTACACCTGCTGGGCATCGACCACACGAAGCTCACCTACCGCTTCGGCGGCCGCGACATGCGACTCACCGATGTCCACGGCGAACTCGTCCACGGCATCCTGGCTTAGGCCTGCGATGCCTTATCGTCGGCGGTACCACCCCACCGCCAGCCCGGCGGCTAGCAGCAGCGTGCAGCTGCTTGGCTCCGGCACGTTCAGCGTGCCGACCACCGCCGCGGCAGTGGCTCCGAAGTTCTCTTTCCAGAGGTTGTACTGCAACATGCCGATCGACGACGTGTAGGGATTGTTGGTCAGCGTGCCGGCTTCGCCGCCGAAGTTATCGCGCCAGAGCGTGTAGTCGCCGAGATCGACGACGCCATCGTTGTTGTAGTCGCCCGCCAGCTCGTTCGGCAGGTTCGTCCAAATCAAATCGAACGATGACGCGGTCGACTCGCCGAACTCGTTGCTGATCGATACCACTTCCACGGTCACCAAGTTGCGGCGGGTCGGGGCAATCAGGTTGCGAACGAAGAACGAGTTGTTCAAGGTGCCGCCGAGGAACACGCGCCGACCGTCGACCACTTCGTACACGTTGTAGTTGTATACCTCGTTCGAGTCGTCGGGCGCGTAGTCGGCCGAGTGCTGCCACTCGAGCCGCATCGTGTATTGTCGGTCGTTCACTTCCGCGTAGTCGAGCAGCGCCAGGTTGGTTGGCGGGGCGACCGGATCGGCCTCGCCATCGATCACTCCCAGGCGGCCGATGTTGATGCCGTAGTCGTCGTCGGTGCCATCGAAACGAAAGCCAAGCTGGGCGATCGTTTTGCCTGCGTAATCTCCCAAAGGGAGCGTTGCGAGTTCCCAACCGCCGCCGCTGCTCGCACCCACCGGCACCGCGGTGAAGTTCGTGGGATCGTCGGTAAAGGCCACCAGCACTTCCATGTTCGAATCACTGGCCGCTACGTCGGTCTTGAAGGCCACCTGCAGATTGGTCTCCGCGGTGACCGGCAAGTTGGTCATGTACAACCGCAAGTCGTTTTGGCTCGTTAGGTTGCCGCTCACACGCAGGCTGCTGCCACCGTAGTAGGCGATGCCAAAGTCGATCTCGGGAGTCAGCGGGTTCGACGGGGCGTCGATCAACCATCGCCAGGTTGGCACTACATCCTGCAGGCTCAGGTTGTTCCACTCGCCGCGACGAGAAACCATTCCGTCGATCCAATAATGGTTGCCTTGCCCCATGTTAAAGTTGGTGACGAACGGGCCATCGGTAATCGGCGACTTCTCCGGCACGTAGTTCGCCAGCCCTTTCCAGCCTCGCGAACCAACGCTGCCCGAGGTATCCCTCGGATCCGCGTTGGCACCCACCCAGAACTGGTTGTCGCGCTCGTAGAACTGCTCGACCGTGCTGGTAGAGTTCAGCGTCCACTCCGGACGGTAGAGGCCTAGCGACGCGCGATGGTCACCGCCGTTGGGGAACAAATCGCTCATCGACACCCGCGACTGGTCCCACCCCGAGCCTTCGACGTCGACCCCCGCGTAGATCTCGTACTTGTCGCGGCCGAGTGCTTCGGCGTACGAGGCCGAGTTATTAAGCTTATTCGCGTTCCAGCGAAAGTCGAGGAACATACTGTCCGACGCGCGATCGTTCGTCGAGCTTCCTTCGAAGAAGCCATTGTTGAAGCTGTTGAGTTCGCCTTGCCAACTGATGTTGCCGTTTTCGAGCATCGAGTCGTACCAGATCATCTCAAGATCGCTGTTGTCTTGGATGTACTGCAAGAAGTCGATGGTTTGCTGAGCCAGGCCGCTGTCCGCGCCGGACGTTTCCTGATTGAAGAACCAGCCATCGAAGCGATTCTTTTCGGCGATCTCAATCAGCTTGTCGGCCAGCGGATATCGCCCGCCACGCGATTCGGAGACCAGGTCGCTCAATCGGTCGATGTCGCCACCGTACACGTTGGGGGGCAGGAAAATCGTGCCATAGACCGGCACTCCGTTGCGATGGGCCGCGTCGATCACCGGGCCATTAGGGGCGAGAATGTTCCCCTCGCCGGCCGAACCACCCCAGAATACCATCGCGTCGAGGTATTGCCAGTTGTTGAACGCGTAGTACCGTGAGGTGTCGCTCCCTTGCGAGGGATTGTTCGACGTGGAATCAAACGCCGCCAGCGACATCACGCGGGCTTGGTTCGCTCGGGCGTTGGGATTTGCTTGCAGCGCGGGATTAGTGAACCGCGAAGCGAGCGGAACGCTCCCCTTGTTGAATTGCGCGTCGGGGTCCCAGTCGTACACGTAATCCTTCAACGAGTTCGGCTCGTCGTCGGGTTTCCAATACGAAGCATATGGCTGCAGCGGCAAATCCGCCTGGCAGCACGCGCTCCACACGCATAGATTGGCCAGGCCGATCGCGCAGATCGCCCAGCGAAAGAAAGGTCGCATCACAGTCTCCAGAAGCCTTGCATCTCTGTCCGGTTCCATTGTACCAACGGCCCGTAAACTGCTGCAGGGTTTGGCGGCGAAAACGCTGGGAGAATTGAGAGCTTTTGAGGCTTGGTGCTACGAGAATTCAGCCGCCCTGCGGCCCGCTGCGCGCGGCGACGACCGTTTCTTCGCTTCGTGCGGTGTTCTTGGGGGAAACCGTAGTTGGAATAGGTACCAACGTATCTGGATTGTTTACCGTAGCAGACCCGCGTGGTCTCAGCCGTGGCCGACAACATCGTAGAGGTAGTTGGCGACGACGGAACTGAACTGCTTGAATCCGGCGAAGTGGTTCTCTTCTAGGCGGACCTGGGAGTTCATAAAACTACCAGCCGATCCCACTCGCTATCCCCAGGTCGCACCTAGAGTCATGCGGCGTTAGCCCTGCCACGCTGCACCGCTATTCGAACTCAACCAGCACCTGGCCGGTCTTCACCGAGTCGCCAGGCGTGACTTTGATGTTCGAGACCTTACCCTCCCTCGGCGAGGTGATCTCGGTTTCCATCTTCATCGCTTCGACGACCAGCAGCACGTCGGAGGCGGCGATTGCGTCGCCCACCTTAGCGGTCACGCGGACCACTACCCCAGAGATCGGGCTGCGACAAACTTTGCTCTCGTCGGCCACCACTTCCTGGCTGCCGCCGGGCACTGGGACTGCTGGGGTGGCCGCAGCGGCCGGGGCGCGGACGTGGCCTGGTGGCGGAACGTACGCCGGGCGCGGGGATTCCGGCTCGTCGACTTCGACTTCCACCTCGAATAGTTGGCCATCGACCTTGATGTTGAGTTTCAATGCGGACTCCTGGAAGCTAAATCGTGGGACGCTTGAATCGTGGCACGGCCTTGGTGGCTCCACTGTGGATTGCTCATCAGGCGAATCTGGCGAATCTTCGGCTTGACGCCTAGATACGCGGCCACCGCTGCGCTAATGGTCAAAATCATATCTTCGTCAACGACCTTTGCCGGCTGATGCAACTCCAGCGCGGCGACGCGATCGTTCAACTGAGCGATTTCCGCGCGCAGACTCTCGAGCGTGGAGAGGATTTCCTTCGATAGTTCGGAATCAGAGGCCATAACGTTCTCGGCGTTGTTCGCGGCGGCTTAGGTGCTCTGGGAGATACACTACAGGGGAATCAAACCATGCTTCTTCGGCGGGCGATGATCGCGCTTGCTGTGCAGGTACTCCAGCGCCCGGGCCAGGTGTCGCCGGGTACTGGCTGGTTCAATGATGTCGTCCACCAACCGCCGCCCGGCCGCCACGTAGGGCGAGGCGAACGCTTCGCGGTAGCGGGCGATTAGCTCTTCGCGGGTCTTGGCCTTGTCCTCGGCCTCTTGCATTTCTTTGCGGAAGACAATCTCTACGGCCCCTTCGGCCCCCATCACGGCCACTTCGGCAGTGGGCCAGGCCAGCACGCAGTCGGCGCCCAGGTCGCGGGAACTCATCGCCACGTGCGCGCCGCCGTACGACTTGCGAAGGATCACCTGAATCTTCGGCACGCTCGCCGCGGAGTAAGCGAACAACAGCTTCGCCCCGTTGCGGATGATGCCGCCGTACTCCTGTTCCACGCCGGGCAGGTAGCCAGGGACGTCGACGAACGTGATCAGCGGAATGTTGAACGCGTTGCAGAAGCGGATGAAGCGGGCTGCCTTGTTGGCGGCCTTGATGTCGATCGCGCCCGACATCACCGCAGGCTGGTTG containing:
- a CDS encoding endo-beta-N-acetylglucosaminidase, which codes for MRPFFRWAICAIGLANLCVWSACCQADLPLQPYASYWKPDDEPNSLKDYVYDWDPDAQFNKGSVPLASRFTNPALQANPNARANQARVMSLAAFDSTSNNPSQGSDTSRYYAFNNWQYLDAMVFWGGSAGEGNILAPNGPVIDAAHRNGVPVYGTIFLPPNVYGGDIDRLSDLVSESRGGRYPLADKLIEIAEKNRFDGWFFNQETSGADSGLAQQTIDFLQYIQDNSDLEMIWYDSMLENGNISWQGELNSFNNGFFEGSSTNDRASDSMFLDFRWNANKLNNSASYAEALGRDKYEIYAGVDVEGSGWDQSRVSMSDLFPNGGDHRASLGLYRPEWTLNSTSTVEQFYERDNQFWVGANADPRDTSGSVGSRGWKGLANYVPEKSPITDGPFVTNFNMGQGNHYWIDGMVSRRGEWNNLSLQDVVPTWRWLIDAPSNPLTPEIDFGIAYYGGSSLRVSGNLTSQNDLRLYMTNLPVTAETNLQVAFKTDVAASDSNMEVLVAFTDDPTNFTAVPVGASSGGGWELATLPLGDYAGKTIAQLGFRFDGTDDDYGINIGRLGVIDGEADPVAPPTNLALLDYAEVNDRQYTMRLEWQHSADYAPDDSNEVYNYNVYEVVDGRRVFLGGTLNNSFFVRNLIAPTRRNLVTVEVVSISNEFGESTASSFDLIWTNLPNELAGDYNNDGVVDLGDYTLWRDNFGGEAGTLTNNPYTSSIGMLQYNLWKENFGATAAAVVGTLNVPEPSSCTLLLAAGLAVGWYRRR
- a CDS encoding biotin/lipoyl-containing protein; protein product: MKLNIKVDGQLFEVEVEVDEPESPRPAYVPPPGHVRAPAAAATPAVPVPGGSQEVVADESKVCRSPISGVVVRVTAKVGDAIAASDVLLVVEAMKMETEITSPREGKVSNIKVTPGDSVKTGQVLVEFE
- a CDS encoding DUF1501 domain-containing protein → MHCQRFVNPPLTRREMLRQCACGFGGLALASLAGGAPPAPPGYRPRAKSVIFLYMDGGVSQVDSFDPKPALERWNGKPFNAKIEPTQFDNVGTTLASPWKFSQHGESGQWCSTMFPNIARNIDKLAIVRSMVSEFSEHNTANYFLHTGFGQAGRPSMGAWLSYGLGSETQNLPTFVVINGGLVPSGGADNFAAGFLPALHQATMFKPQKLPVANLNAPASMNDERMHGVRSLLASLDSGVAESYAHNDAIESAIANYELAYRMQMAVPEVASVDDEPEFIREQYGLNHDFAPTRIFARECLLARRMVEQGVRFIELTCPAISGCDRWDAHGGLIKNHSENALATDQPIAALLDDLDARGLLDETLVVWAGEFGRTPFAQGSDGRDHNPFGFTIWMAGGGVRGGTTYGQTDEFGYRVVENRVTIHDLHATMLHLLGIDHTKLTYRFGGRDMRLTDVHGELVHGILA